Proteins found in one Amycolatopsis umgeniensis genomic segment:
- a CDS encoding MDR family MFS transporter, producing the protein MTAQGFLRTRLGGLPKSFWVLWTGTLVNRLGTMVLPFLALYLTSERGLSVATAGTVLALLGIGQVFSQLIGGVLADRIGRRATLTGGMLATGAIMLVLGYVERLELIAVAALLLGLALDVFRPATQSIVADLVPGADRTRAFGLLLWAINLGFSIAMVLGGTMARAGFTTLFWVDAATCVLFALLVWKAVPETRGGGPTRERGGFTVVLRDRVMVGLMLVSLAVAFVFLQSLATLPLAMREDGLSPAGYGLVMAVNGIVIVVVQPLVGHRLGRWDPSRVLACGILLTGLGFGATAFASTTPVYAACAVFWTLGEIVIQSVGVAIVAELAPPHLRGRYNGAYGTAAGLAAFVAPLGGTQLLVLGAPVLWTVCLALCLAAAVGQLLLGNAVRHRMATASVPVAA; encoded by the coding sequence ATGACGGCGCAAGGGTTCCTGCGGACGCGGCTCGGCGGGCTGCCCAAATCGTTCTGGGTGCTGTGGACGGGCACGCTCGTCAACCGGCTCGGCACGATGGTCCTGCCGTTCCTGGCGTTGTACCTGACCAGCGAGCGCGGCCTTTCGGTGGCGACGGCGGGTACCGTGCTGGCGCTGCTCGGGATCGGGCAGGTGTTCTCGCAGCTGATCGGTGGCGTGCTGGCCGACCGCATCGGACGGCGGGCGACACTGACCGGAGGCATGCTCGCGACCGGCGCGATCATGCTCGTGCTGGGTTACGTCGAGCGCCTCGAACTGATCGCGGTCGCCGCGCTGCTGCTCGGGCTGGCGCTCGACGTGTTCCGCCCGGCGACCCAGTCGATCGTGGCGGATCTGGTGCCGGGCGCCGACCGCACGCGGGCCTTCGGACTGCTGCTGTGGGCGATCAACCTCGGCTTCTCGATCGCGATGGTACTGGGCGGCACGATGGCCCGCGCCGGTTTCACGACGTTGTTCTGGGTGGACGCGGCGACGTGCGTGCTGTTCGCCCTGTTGGTGTGGAAGGCGGTACCGGAGACGCGCGGTGGCGGCCCGACCCGGGAGCGGGGTGGCTTCACCGTCGTCTTGCGCGACCGGGTCATGGTCGGGTTGATGCTGGTCTCGCTGGCGGTCGCGTTCGTGTTCCTGCAGAGCTTGGCGACCCTGCCGCTGGCGATGAGGGAGGACGGCCTTTCGCCGGCGGGGTACGGCCTGGTGATGGCTGTCAACGGGATCGTCATCGTGGTCGTGCAGCCGCTGGTGGGTCATCGGCTGGGCCGTTGGGATCCTTCACGGGTGCTCGCGTGCGGGATCCTGTTGACGGGCTTGGGTTTCGGTGCCACGGCCTTCGCGTCGACGACACCGGTGTACGCGGCGTGCGCGGTGTTCTGGACGCTCGGCGAGATCGTGATCCAGTCGGTGGGCGTCGCGATCGTGGCCGAACTGGCCCCACCGCATCTGCGTGGGCGCTACAACGGCGCCTACGGTACGGCGGCGGGCCTCGCCGCGTTCGTCGCTCCGTTGGGCGGAACCCAGCTGCTGGTGCTGGGCGCGCCGGTGCTGTGGACGGTCTGCCTGGCCCTGTGCCTGGCCGCGGCCGTCGGCCAGCTGTTGCTCGGCAACGCCGTCCGCCACCGGATGGCCACCGCGTCCGTTCCCGTGGCGGCCTGA
- a CDS encoding maleylpyruvate isomerase family mycothiol-dependent enzyme, protein MDTVARLAREERADFAAFLRTLSPLHWDEPTLCSEWTVREVVAHVVDYDALRLRDLFGQALRAGLRLNRMNALGVARKPDRTPDELIARIEEHLEPRGLTSAFGGRVALLDGLIHHQDIRRPLGFPREVPPDRLRHALAFALHAPPIKAGRRARGLRLVATDLGWSTGSGPEVHGRGEALLLTIAGRVAALGDVSGPGAAILASRMDGRPTAG, encoded by the coding sequence GTGGACACCGTCGCTCGACTCGCCAGGGAAGAACGTGCGGACTTCGCCGCGTTCCTGCGGACTCTGTCCCCCCTGCACTGGGACGAGCCGACGTTGTGTTCGGAGTGGACGGTCCGGGAAGTGGTCGCCCATGTCGTCGACTACGACGCCCTGCGCCTCCGGGACCTGTTCGGTCAGGCCCTCCGTGCCGGTCTGCGGCTGAACAGGATGAACGCGCTCGGGGTCGCGCGCAAACCCGACCGGACACCGGACGAGCTGATCGCGAGGATCGAGGAGCACCTCGAGCCGCGCGGCCTGACCTCCGCGTTCGGCGGACGGGTGGCGTTGCTCGACGGGCTCATCCACCATCAGGACATTCGACGCCCGCTGGGGTTCCCGCGCGAGGTGCCGCCGGATCGGCTGCGTCACGCCTTGGCTTTCGCTCTCCACGCCCCGCCGATCAAGGCCGGCCGGCGAGCACGCGGGCTCCGGCTCGTCGCCACCGATCTCGGCTGGTCGACCGGGTCCGGGCCGGAAGTCCATGGCCGTGGCGAGGCGCTCCTGCTGACGATCGCGGGCCGGGTCGCCGCTCTCGGCGACGTTTCCGGTCCCGGCGCGGCGATCCTCGCGTCCAGGATGGACGGTCGCCCCACCGCGGGGTGA
- a CDS encoding M20/M25/M40 family metallo-hydrolase, whose translation MAELDVVEVCSRLIRFDTTNRGNGDSEGEREAAEYVASLLSGLGIDSKIIESAPRRANVIARVPGTDPSLPALLVQGHLDVVPADAADWSMDPFSGEVRDGFLWGRGAVDMKDFCAMVLAALATGFRPRRDIVLAFVADEEDKGEYGAHWLAAAHRDLFDGCAAAISESGAYSYHVPAADGRTVRLYPVATAERGTAHLRLTAKGRAGHGSRPNDENAVTRLVAALGKIAAHRWPVQLTPTVQAFLERTGEALGVPVDLSDVDGTIARLGPAGALVVPTVRNSTTPTMLDAGYKVNVIPSSAEAQVDVRVLPGAEPDLFAEIDAMLGEGVTREFVAHQPPVQAPVDSPWFDAMADALRSEDPEAVVVPYCMGGGTDAKAFSPLGIDCYGFAPLWLPEGFPYRAMAHGVDERVPVEGLRFGTRVLRHFMENC comes from the coding sequence ATGGCTGAGTTGGATGTCGTCGAAGTCTGCTCCCGGCTGATCCGGTTCGACACCACGAACCGGGGCAACGGGGATTCCGAGGGCGAGCGCGAGGCTGCCGAGTACGTCGCGTCGCTGCTGTCCGGGCTCGGGATCGACTCGAAGATCATCGAGTCCGCGCCCCGGCGCGCGAACGTGATCGCCCGGGTCCCCGGCACCGACCCGAGCCTGCCCGCGCTGCTCGTGCAGGGGCATCTCGACGTCGTCCCGGCCGACGCCGCCGACTGGTCGATGGACCCGTTCTCGGGCGAGGTCCGCGACGGATTCCTGTGGGGTCGCGGCGCGGTCGACATGAAGGACTTCTGCGCGATGGTGCTCGCCGCCCTCGCCACCGGTTTCCGGCCGCGGCGGGACATCGTGCTCGCGTTCGTGGCCGACGAGGAGGACAAGGGCGAATACGGCGCGCACTGGCTCGCCGCGGCACACCGCGACCTGTTCGACGGTTGCGCGGCCGCGATCAGCGAGTCGGGCGCCTACAGCTACCACGTCCCCGCCGCCGACGGACGGACCGTACGGCTCTATCCGGTGGCGACGGCCGAACGCGGCACCGCGCATCTGCGGCTGACCGCCAAAGGCCGCGCGGGGCACGGGTCGCGGCCCAACGACGAGAACGCCGTCACCCGGCTGGTCGCCGCGCTCGGCAAGATCGCCGCGCACCGCTGGCCGGTCCAGCTGACCCCGACGGTGCAAGCCTTCCTGGAGCGCACCGGCGAGGCGCTCGGGGTCCCGGTCGATCTGTCCGATGTGGACGGAACGATCGCGCGGCTCGGGCCCGCCGGGGCGCTGGTGGTGCCGACCGTCCGCAACAGCACGACGCCGACCATGCTCGACGCCGGCTACAAGGTGAACGTGATCCCGAGTTCGGCCGAGGCCCAGGTGGACGTCCGCGTCCTTCCCGGTGCCGAGCCGGACCTGTTCGCCGAGATCGACGCGATGCTCGGCGAAGGCGTGACGCGCGAATTCGTCGCGCACCAGCCGCCTGTCCAGGCCCCGGTGGACTCGCCGTGGTTCGACGCGATGGCGGACGCGCTGCGTTCGGAGGATCCCGAAGCCGTGGTGGTCCCCTACTGCATGGGCGGCGGGACGGACGCGAAAGCCTTCAGCCCGCTCGGGATCGACTGCTACGGTTTCGCGCCGCTGTGGCTGCCGGAAGGCTTCCCCTATCGCGCGATGGCACACGGTGTCGACGAACGCGTCCCGGTCGAGGGGCTGCGGTTCGGCACGCGGGTGCTCCGGCACTTCATGGAGAACTGCTGA